A portion of the Syntrophus gentianae genome contains these proteins:
- a CDS encoding 3-isopropylmalate dehydrogenase, with protein sequence MGTEFHVGVIPGDGTGPEVVAEGIKVLNAAAERFGFGLKYTTYDLGGERYKRTGETLPDSVIRELKQHKAIFLGAIGHPEVAPGILEKGILLKARFELDQYINLRPVKLYEGVDTPLKNKGPAEIDFIVVRENTEGLYAGAGGVLKKGTADEVAVQESINTRKGVERCIRYAFDVTRKRNKRKKLTLCGKTNVLTFAFDLWERTFYEVAKEYPDIATDYAHVDATCMWMVKNPEWFDVIVTDNMFGDIITDLGAMIQGGMGIASGGNINPEGVSMFEPIGGSAPKYTGQNVINPLAAIMAGAMMLDFLGEEQAAASIEASVQKAITKDLPSLEAGKMGRGTKEVGDLICRYVLEK encoded by the coding sequence ATGGGGACAGAATTTCATGTCGGCGTGATTCCGGGTGACGGTACGGGACCGGAAGTCGTTGCAGAAGGCATCAAAGTGCTCAATGCCGCAGCCGAGCGATTCGGTTTCGGCTTGAAATATACCACCTATGACCTAGGCGGGGAACGATACAAGAGAACGGGTGAAACCCTTCCGGACAGCGTGATCCGGGAGCTGAAGCAGCACAAGGCCATCTTTCTGGGCGCAATCGGCCATCCCGAAGTTGCGCCGGGCATCCTGGAGAAGGGCATCCTGCTGAAGGCCCGCTTCGAACTGGACCAGTACATCAACCTGCGGCCCGTGAAACTTTATGAAGGCGTGGATACGCCCCTGAAAAACAAGGGTCCCGCGGAGATCGATTTCATCGTCGTCCGGGAAAACACCGAAGGGCTCTATGCCGGGGCGGGCGGTGTTCTGAAAAAGGGAACCGCCGATGAGGTGGCCGTGCAGGAATCCATCAATACCCGCAAAGGCGTCGAGCGCTGCATCCGCTACGCCTTCGACGTCACCCGCAAGCGCAACAAGAGAAAGAAGCTGACCCTGTGCGGAAAAACCAACGTCCTCACCTTCGCCTTTGACCTCTGGGAAAGAACCTTCTACGAAGTCGCCAAGGAATATCCGGACATCGCGACGGACTACGCCCACGTGGACGCCACCTGCATGTGGATGGTCAAGAATCCGGAATGGTTCGACGTCATCGTCACGGACAACATGTTCGGCGACATCATCACGGACCTGGGGGCCATGATCCAGGGCGGCATGGGCATCGCCAGCGGCGGGAACATCAATCCCGAAGGCGTTTCCATGTTCGAACCCATCGGCGGTTCCGCGCCCAAATACACGGGACAGAACGTCATCAACCCCCTGGCTGCCATCATGGCCGGCGCCATGATGCTGGATTTTCTCGGCGAGGAGCAGGCCGCAGCTTCTATCGAGGCGTCCGTGCAGAAGGCCATCACGAAGGACCTTCCCTCCCTCGAAGCCGGGAAGATGGGCCGGGGCACGAAGGAAGTGGGAGACCTGATCTGCCGATACGTTCTGGAAAAATAA
- a CDS encoding PilZ domain-containing protein, protein MKDKRIYQRYMISSEESENLQDDIKLDGVPVRLVDFSLGGLCVISDQSYTAGDIVTIFANFANGGRIDLIGKVVRVAPEGGSWSVAVDLASSYNVSPKRKS, encoded by the coding sequence GTGAAAGATAAGCGAATTTATCAACGCTATATGATCAGCAGCGAAGAAAGTGAAAATCTCCAGGATGATATCAAGCTTGATGGTGTGCCTGTCCGTCTGGTGGATTTCTCTCTGGGCGGCTTGTGCGTGATTTCCGACCAATCTTATACCGCAGGGGACATTGTAACCATTTTTGCGAACTTTGCAAATGGCGGACGGATCGACTTGATCGGCAAAGTCGTTCGGGTGGCGCCGGAGGGCGGCTCCTGGTCGGTGGCGGTCGATCTGGCAAGTAGTTATAATGTCAGTCCTAAGCGCAAATCCTAG
- a CDS encoding alpha/beta hydrolase, which yields MSTIHILTDFYSYPEEMTRTLRIYIPDAYDEDPDSRFPVLYMLDGQNVFNHPASALYHTWCANSTMDRLISEGCLRPWIIVAVDSSPGRFAEYSPWDEPAVGSKGRGWLIADFLVHHLKPFIDRTYRTLPEPFWTAVMGSSMGGLMSLVLGKAFPDMFGRIGAVSPTVMWAEGEIYRLWDAPTGRWCKIYLDVGSEERYWYYDIFLDFVEAADHFYGHLKRIGLQDHELRYVLEPGASHDEQAWQARLPQIFSWLLEDARGV from the coding sequence ATGAGCACCATCCACATCCTTACCGACTTTTATTCCTACCCCGAGGAGATGACCCGCACCCTCCGCATCTACATTCCGGACGCGTATGACGAAGATCCCGATTCCCGGTTCCCCGTCCTCTACATGCTGGATGGACAGAATGTCTTCAATCACCCGGCTTCCGCTCTCTACCATACCTGGTGTGCCAACAGCACCATGGATCGCCTGATTTCCGAAGGCTGCCTGAGGCCATGGATCATCGTGGCCGTGGATTCTTCACCGGGGCGTTTCGCCGAGTATTCCCCCTGGGATGAGCCAGCCGTAGGTTCCAAAGGGCGGGGCTGGCTCATCGCCGATTTTCTGGTCCATCACCTCAAGCCCTTTATCGACAGAACCTACCGGACCTTGCCGGAGCCTTTCTGGACAGCGGTGATGGGATCCAGTATGGGCGGCCTCATGAGCCTTGTGCTGGGAAAAGCTTTTCCCGACATGTTCGGCAGGATCGGGGCCGTTTCCCCGACCGTCATGTGGGCCGAGGGAGAAATTTATCGGCTCTGGGATGCCCCTACGGGTCGCTGGTGCAAGATTTACCTGGACGTTGGATCGGAGGAAAGGTACTGGTATTACGATATTTTTCTGGATTTTGTGGAAGCCGCCGATCACTTCTACGGCCATCTCAAGCGGATCGGCCTTCAGGACCATGAGCTACGCTATGTACTGGAACCGGGTGCTTCCCACGATGAGCAGGCCTGGCAGGCCCGTCTGCCGCAGATCTTCTCCTGGCTGCTGGAGGATGCGCGCGGAGTCTGA
- a CDS encoding FAD-dependent oxidoreductase: MIADPQLPKKIEECRQEEIIPCIACNICFSRLYYHQPILCSVRPSLGHEGEKAWGYEGFPRTANPKRIVVVGGGPAGLQCAAVAARRGHSVTVYEKEKVLGGAVRMASRIDDGSDELLRPIHTLETECRLAGVDIQRGVECTPEMLKKLDADEIVIATGATFSPLSLKSPLPVLTPEDILIHGKNPPRRSVIVGGTGTGLSLAVFLVRQGAYELTLLERNQKAGRDVSPFYLWRYLSLLRKSGVILMTGTTLAEVRTEGVLVRSGGKEKFLPKEGILLAEAVGGSSPDPAGREQGVKVHVIGDARKPRRLHNAIHDGYRLGMEIGNDTGN; this comes from the coding sequence ATGATCGCCGATCCGCAGCTGCCGAAGAAGATCGAAGAGTGCCGGCAGGAGGAGATTATCCCCTGTATTGCCTGCAACATCTGCTTTTCCCGCCTCTACTATCATCAGCCCATTCTGTGTTCCGTCCGTCCGAGTCTTGGCCACGAAGGGGAAAAGGCCTGGGGCTATGAGGGTTTTCCGCGGACAGCCAACCCCAAGCGGATTGTGGTTGTCGGTGGCGGACCCGCGGGACTGCAGTGCGCCGCAGTGGCCGCCCGGCGGGGACATTCCGTCACGGTGTACGAGAAAGAAAAGGTCCTCGGCGGTGCGGTGCGCATGGCGTCCCGGATCGACGATGGGTCCGATGAACTTCTGCGGCCGATCCACACTCTGGAAACGGAATGCCGGCTGGCCGGTGTCGATATTCAGCGGGGTGTGGAATGTACCCCCGAAATGCTGAAGAAGCTCGACGCCGATGAAATCGTGATCGCCACGGGCGCCACGTTTTCGCCTCTTTCCCTGAAGTCCCCCCTGCCTGTCCTGACGCCGGAAGATATCCTGATCCATGGGAAAAACCCGCCCCGTCGTTCCGTGATTGTCGGGGGAACCGGCACCGGCCTGTCCCTGGCCGTCTTCCTTGTCCGCCAAGGGGCCTATGAACTGACCCTTCTCGAAAGGAACCAAAAGGCTGGGCGGGATGTGAGTCCCTTTTACCTGTGGCGTTATCTTAGCCTGCTGCGGAAAAGCGGGGTCATCCTGATGACCGGAACGACTCTGGCAGAGGTGCGCACAGAGGGGGTACTTGTTCGCTCCGGCGGGAAAGAAAAATTCCTGCCTAAAGAAGGAATTCTTCTCGCCGAGGCAGTCGGCGGTTCTTCCCCGGACCCGGCCGGGAGAGAGCAGGGCGTGAAGGTCCATGTGATCGGGGATGCCCGAAAGCCCCGGCGACTGCACAACGCAATTCACGACGGATACCGACTCGGAATGGAAATAGGAAATGATACCGGAAATTGA
- a CDS encoding 4Fe-4S binding protein codes for MIPEIDRTLCMGCGRCVEVCPPLAIEIIDENANIDETLCEECGFCAAVCPVDAISIPFPLSPQSGPSPWS; via the coding sequence ATGATACCGGAAATTGACAGGACGTTATGTATGGGCTGCGGCCGCTGCGTGGAAGTCTGCCCGCCTTTGGCCATCGAGATCATTGATGAAAATGCAAACATCGATGAGACGCTCTGCGAAGAATGCGGTTTTTGCGCCGCTGTCTGTCCGGTAGACGCCATCAGCATCCCATTTCCTCTGTCTCCCCAATCCGGTCCGTCACCCTGGAGTTGA
- a CDS encoding SOS response-associated peptidase: MCGRFVLLTDLSDIAEYFDIQEIACDYRTGTNISPGQQVTAVVHEGKNRLVNFRWGLIPSWAKDPSIGSRMFNARAETVAEKPSFRNAFMKRRCLIVADGFYEWQKLEKVKKPFHFSLKSGRPFGFAGLYESWLSPDNKRIDSCTILTTDSNELIAPIHDRMPVILPRDSASLWIDPEHQGKEKLLSLLKPFPAEGMKMEEVTMKLG, encoded by the coding sequence ATGTGCGGTCGCTTTGTCCTCTTGACGGATTTGTCCGATATTGCGGAATACTTCGACATTCAGGAGATTGCCTGCGATTACCGAACAGGGACAAATATCTCTCCCGGGCAACAAGTAACGGCCGTTGTTCATGAGGGGAAAAACCGTCTTGTCAATTTCCGCTGGGGATTGATTCCCTCCTGGGCGAAAGATCCGTCGATCGGCAGCAGGATGTTCAATGCCCGGGCGGAAACCGTAGCGGAAAAGCCCAGTTTTCGAAATGCGTTCATGAAACGACGATGTCTGATCGTTGCGGATGGCTTCTACGAATGGCAGAAACTGGAAAAAGTTAAAAAACCCTTTCATTTCAGCCTTAAATCCGGAAGGCCGTTCGGATTTGCCGGTCTTTATGAAAGCTGGCTGTCGCCGGATAATAAAAGGATTGATTCCTGTACGATTCTCACCACGGATTCCAATGAACTCATTGCGCCGATTCATGACCGGATGCCGGTGATCCTGCCGAGGGACAGCGCATCGCTCTGGATTGACCCGGAGCATCAAGGCAAGGAAAAACTCTTGTCCCTGTTGAAACCCTTTCCCGCGGAAGGGATGAAAATGGAAGAGGTCACAATGAAACTGGGGTGA
- a CDS encoding MarR family transcriptional regulator — translation MESKEKAVLNAMTKEGKPMRPGDIAKKAEIDKDEVSKIIEKLKKEGKISSPKRCFYAPV, via the coding sequence ATGGAATCGAAAGAAAAAGCCGTTCTCAATGCGATGACAAAAGAAGGCAAACCCATGCGGCCGGGGGACATAGCAAAGAAGGCGGAAATAGACAAAGACGAAGTTTCCAAAATCATTGAAAAGCTCAAGAAGGAAGGGAAGATCTCATCACCGAAACGGTGTTTCTATGCTCCCGTTTAG
- a CDS encoding PP2C family protein-serine/threonine phosphatase, protein MDLTEILETYGEQVARQWAERLHDEVSNGYASRPFDELLATTSQASEANFAAIAHGDFSKIDAFIVKVCKLRLEGGFSLSEVQKAFEMYRTILVPILLKELKDEDLLDALLSLNSCLSRTIFAFSDYFLNMANARLIEKQKKLDEDLKAAAGIQQCLLPQKEEKRPKVENLEIEWKFTPSETIGGDIFNVIHLDGDHLGFYMIDVSGHGVPPALVTFSISQTLQPQMGYTVRKKPGFSPDYEIVPPGEVLQALDTEYPWERFEKFLTVIYLIVDVRHGRLIYSNAAHPPPILLHVDGTFELLEKGGTIIGLGGILPFEEEEKAISAGDKILLYTDGVFEFSDSKGELFGEKRFHALVKSLHGLRIGAILDGIVQGIENFAQGEKLQDDVSLLGIEFKKRDQDG, encoded by the coding sequence ATGGATCTTACTGAAATTCTTGAAACGTACGGTGAACAGGTGGCCCGGCAATGGGCGGAGCGTCTTCATGACGAGGTCAGCAACGGTTACGCCAGCCGCCCTTTCGACGAGCTTTTGGCCACCACATCGCAGGCCAGCGAGGCGAATTTTGCCGCGATCGCTCACGGGGACTTCTCGAAAATAGACGCCTTTATCGTCAAGGTCTGCAAGCTGCGGCTGGAAGGCGGCTTTTCTCTTTCGGAAGTCCAGAAGGCCTTTGAGATGTATCGGACGATCCTGGTTCCGATCCTTCTAAAGGAATTGAAAGACGAAGACCTGCTCGACGCTCTGTTGAGTCTCAATTCCTGTCTGAGCCGTACCATTTTCGCGTTCAGCGATTACTTCCTGAATATGGCCAACGCCAGATTGATTGAAAAGCAGAAGAAACTCGACGAAGATCTCAAGGCGGCTGCCGGGATTCAGCAGTGCCTGTTGCCGCAGAAAGAGGAGAAACGGCCGAAGGTTGAAAATCTGGAGATCGAGTGGAAATTTACGCCTTCCGAAACGATCGGGGGCGATATCTTCAACGTGATCCACCTCGATGGGGATCACCTCGGGTTTTACATGATCGACGTCAGCGGGCATGGGGTCCCCCCCGCCCTGGTGACTTTTTCCATTTCCCAGACCCTCCAGCCCCAGATGGGCTACACCGTTCGGAAAAAACCGGGCTTCTCTCCCGATTATGAAATTGTGCCGCCGGGGGAGGTTCTGCAAGCCCTGGATACGGAATATCCCTGGGAGCGCTTCGAGAAGTTTCTAACGGTCATCTATCTCATTGTTGATGTCCGCCATGGCCGTTTGATCTACAGCAACGCCGCCCATCCCCCGCCCATACTGCTCCATGTCGATGGAACCTTTGAGCTGCTGGAAAAGGGAGGAACCATCATCGGCCTGGGGGGAATCCTGCCTTTTGAAGAGGAGGAGAAGGCGATTTCGGCGGGAGACAAGATCCTGCTTTATACGGATGGAGTGTTTGAATTTTCGGACAGCAAAGGGGAGTTGTTCGGGGAGAAGCGGTTTCATGCCCTGGTGAAAAGCCTGCACGGGCTGCGCATCGGCGCCATCCTGGATGGGATTGTCCAGGGCATTGAGAATTTTGCTCAGGGAGAAAAACTTCAGGATGATGTGAGTCTCCTGGGAATTGAATTCAAGAAACGGGATCAGGACGGCTGA
- a CDS encoding radical SAM protein — protein MTGMDSSSLEPFEICTIRPPTENSSLTFRLTRNCYWNRCKFCPVYKMGAVFSRRSLDEVKRDIERAKALDDLMLARGIGIPRYTRADYGRLPGLADEILRTRKKTIPEVQLHEAAAELPADVDPRLAWFFSWFNDQPSLEDSLAHLLTWRLAGGKTCFLGDADGLILKPEFLTAVLGEIRSRFPTLERFTVYGRTRTAARQRSLTDLQAMAAAGLNRVHFGLESGSDKVLAFVNKGESSAEHIEGCLKIKEAGLSCSIYIMPGLGGAGLSEEHALETARVINAIAPDFVRLRTLEIFSQTPLEKALKDGEFVECPEEQVVRELRSLISWIEAETELLSDSASNLLDLYGKLPDDRNRLLKIIDDYLDISERDKRIFSFHSRLSSFLGQYGGLPEDLYGILTPYIRGESIDMSRCPDEVLENLIRTIRSRLMP, from the coding sequence ATGACCGGGATGGATTCAAGCAGCCTGGAGCCCTTTGAAATCTGTACGATTCGGCCTCCTACGGAAAACAGCAGTCTGACCTTTCGACTGACCCGCAACTGCTACTGGAACAGGTGTAAGTTCTGCCCCGTCTATAAAATGGGCGCCGTCTTTTCCCGGCGATCTCTCGATGAAGTCAAAAGAGACATTGAAAGGGCGAAGGCCCTGGATGATCTGATGCTGGCGCGGGGAATCGGCATTCCCCGATATACCCGGGCTGATTACGGCAGACTGCCCGGCCTTGCCGACGAAATTCTCCGCACCCGGAAAAAGACCATCCCTGAAGTCCAGCTCCACGAGGCCGCCGCCGAGCTTCCTGCCGATGTCGATCCGCGGCTGGCGTGGTTTTTCTCCTGGTTCAATGATCAGCCTTCCCTTGAGGACAGTCTCGCCCATCTGTTGACCTGGCGCCTGGCCGGCGGGAAAACCTGTTTTCTGGGCGATGCGGACGGGCTGATCCTGAAACCGGAATTTCTAACCGCGGTGCTGGGCGAAATAAGATCCCGGTTCCCCACTCTTGAGCGTTTTACCGTTTACGGAAGGACAAGAACAGCCGCGCGACAGCGGAGTCTCACCGATCTGCAGGCAATGGCCGCAGCCGGATTGAACCGGGTGCATTTCGGCCTGGAAAGCGGAAGCGACAAGGTCCTGGCTTTCGTGAACAAAGGGGAAAGCAGTGCGGAACATATCGAGGGCTGCCTGAAGATCAAAGAAGCCGGGCTTTCCTGCTCGATCTACATCATGCCCGGCCTCGGCGGGGCGGGGCTCTCGGAGGAACATGCCCTGGAAACGGCCCGGGTCATCAACGCCATCGCCCCGGATTTTGTCCGGCTCCGGACGCTGGAGATTTTTTCCCAGACGCCCCTGGAAAAGGCCCTAAAAGACGGTGAGTTTGTGGAGTGTCCGGAAGAGCAGGTCGTCAGGGAGCTGAGATCCCTGATCAGTTGGATCGAGGCAGAGACGGAACTCTTGAGCGACAGCGCCTCCAATCTCCTGGACTTATATGGGAAGCTCCCCGATGACCGGAACCGGCTCCTGAAGATCATCGACGACTACCTGGACATCTCGGAGCGGGATAAACGGATCTTCAGTTTTCATTCGCGGCTTTCGTCCTTTCTCGGTCAATATGGAGGGCTTCCCGAAGACCTCTACGGAATTCTGACCCCTTATATCCGAGGCGAGAGCATTGACATGAGCCGCTGCCCCGATGAGGTGTTGGAAAATCTCATCCGCACAATCCGTTCCCGGCTGATGCCATGA
- a CDS encoding class II 3-deoxy-7-phosphoheptulonate synthase, with product MKHEGWTKSGWRAFPARQQPVWPDAAVRDETLGELSKLPPLVFAGESRTLRGQLAEAAEGRAFVLQCGDCSEDFSRCTGPDIRELLKVILQMSVILTYAGEKRVIKIGRFAGQYAKPRSSDTEMVNGEEIPSYRGDMVNSPDPTREARTPDPRRMLEGYYRASATLNLVRAFTRGGYAALDSVQSWHRQSLNLLPASQKYEELARQIRKTISFMTAIGFDTNTPQLNQATLYTSHEALLLDYEEALTRQDSTTGDWYDCSAHMLWIGDRTRQLDGAHVEFLRGVHNPLGVKIGPDYDIDDIKRLVIKLNPVNEPGRLTLITRFGTERIETCLPPLVRELGREGFKVIWSCDPMHGNTYQNDFGQKTRNFDDILNEIRTFYRISSAEGSNAGGVHLELTGESVTECTGGSRQLLDHDLRLNYQTNCDPRLNAEQSVELAFELAELLLADHEP from the coding sequence ATGAAGCACGAGGGATGGACAAAATCCGGTTGGCGGGCGTTTCCGGCAAGACAGCAGCCGGTCTGGCCGGATGCCGCTGTCCGCGACGAGACACTGGGGGAACTGTCGAAACTTCCGCCCCTTGTTTTTGCCGGGGAGAGCCGGACCTTGCGGGGACAGCTGGCCGAGGCGGCGGAAGGCAGGGCCTTCGTATTGCAATGCGGCGACTGTTCCGAGGATTTTTCCCGCTGCACCGGGCCGGACATCCGGGAACTGCTGAAGGTCATCCTCCAGATGTCCGTGATCCTTACCTATGCCGGCGAGAAACGGGTCATCAAGATCGGGAGGTTCGCCGGTCAGTATGCCAAGCCCCGCTCTTCAGACACAGAGATGGTCAACGGCGAGGAGATCCCGAGCTACCGGGGAGATATGGTGAACAGCCCAGACCCGACAAGAGAGGCCAGGACCCCGGACCCGCGGCGAATGCTGGAGGGGTATTACCGGGCCTCCGCCACTCTGAACCTCGTGCGGGCCTTCACCCGCGGGGGGTATGCGGCCCTCGATTCCGTCCAGTCCTGGCATCGGCAATCCCTGAATCTGCTCCCAGCCAGTCAGAAGTACGAGGAACTCGCCCGGCAGATCAGAAAGACCATCAGCTTCATGACCGCCATCGGCTTCGACACCAATACCCCCCAGCTGAATCAGGCGACCCTCTACACTTCCCATGAAGCCCTGCTCCTGGATTACGAAGAGGCGCTGACCCGGCAGGATTCGACAACTGGGGACTGGTACGACTGCAGCGCCCATATGCTCTGGATCGGCGACCGGACCCGGCAGCTCGACGGCGCCCACGTGGAATTCCTTCGGGGGGTCCATAATCCCCTCGGCGTTAAAATCGGCCCGGACTACGACATTGACGACATCAAGCGGCTCGTTATAAAACTCAACCCGGTCAATGAACCGGGCCGTCTCACCCTGATCACCCGGTTCGGCACGGAGAGGATCGAAACCTGCCTGCCGCCCCTGGTCAGAGAGCTCGGAAGGGAAGGGTTCAAGGTCATCTGGAGTTGCGACCCGATGCACGGCAACACCTACCAGAACGATTTCGGACAGAAAACGCGCAATTTCGATGACATTTTGAACGAAATCCGTACCTTCTACCGGATTTCCTCAGCCGAGGGGAGCAATGCCGGCGGGGTTCACCTGGAATTGACCGGGGAGAGTGTGACGGAATGTACCGGCGGCAGCCGGCAACTTCTGGACCACGACCTGCGCCTGAACTATCAGACCAACTGCGACCCCCGCCTCAACGCGGAGCAGAGCGTGGAACTCGCCTTTGAACTTGCCGAACTCCTTCTTGCGGACCATGAGCCTTGA
- a CDS encoding phage tail sheath subtilisin-like domain-containing protein, giving the protein MPTYLHPGVYVEEIPSGSKPIEGVSTSTAAFVGFTTKGPVAEPTLLFKWSDYEEQFGGILDLGKLATGDPMGFAVYSFFQNGGTAAYIVRAILAGSADTAEGFLVNPADSTQILRFSAVNPGEWGSELRIRFEAKTDAPGYYTLKVGVMDGSEFKERERFSDLTVVDDSAPDYIESKVNDASTLINVEMQDVSQYLLGVSISRDLAAVADFSVLNSRTMTVTVDGTARAVNFGASEFSVASTLADVAGSIQTLVRGSVVANPAVRDFTCAVEGSQLVLTSGTRLITSSVVVTGPGDATDASTVLLLGLVNEGTQRTGQQSLDALLSGIAGQVSLAGGTNGSLPDQDAYDDIFAAFEKVRDISILCLPGQTWDTTSEQAVIDAAVAHAEKMKSRMVIIDPPQGVELKTEKAVNDLGFKPKTYSVVYYPWVKVANPFYSAEKNPGVPSTLLVAPSGLAAGMWAKIDGRRGVWKAPAGVETSLLGVAGIQYPVEDGEQDSLNPLGVNCLRKMPGYGPVIWGSRTLATKADPEWRYVPIRRTAIMIEQSIYNGIQWAVFEPNNHNLWASLRANIGSFMDGLFRAGAFQGEKANDAYFVRCGLGDTMNQGDIDRGQVIVIVGFAPLKPAEFVIVRIQQKVAEQ; this is encoded by the coding sequence ATGCCTACGTATCTTCACCCGGGTGTATATGTGGAAGAAATCCCGAGTGGCTCCAAGCCGATCGAAGGGGTCAGTACGTCCACCGCGGCGTTTGTCGGCTTCACCACGAAGGGGCCGGTCGCCGAGCCGACGCTTCTGTTCAAATGGAGCGACTATGAGGAGCAGTTCGGCGGAATCCTCGATCTGGGGAAATTGGCCACGGGCGACCCCATGGGGTTCGCGGTCTACAGCTTTTTTCAAAATGGAGGGACTGCAGCCTACATCGTGCGGGCCATCCTGGCGGGGAGCGCAGACACTGCTGAGGGATTCCTGGTCAATCCTGCCGATTCCACCCAGATCCTCCGCTTTTCGGCGGTGAATCCGGGGGAGTGGGGCAGCGAACTGCGGATCAGGTTCGAGGCCAAGACGGATGCTCCAGGCTACTACACCCTGAAGGTCGGCGTCATGGACGGAAGCGAGTTCAAGGAGCGGGAGCGGTTCAGCGACCTCACCGTGGTCGACGACAGCGCCCCCGATTACATTGAGAGCAAGGTGAATGACGCCTCGACGCTGATCAACGTGGAGATGCAGGATGTCAGCCAGTACCTGCTGGGCGTGAGCATCAGCAGGGATCTTGCAGCCGTTGCCGACTTCAGTGTTCTGAACAGCCGGACCATGACCGTCACTGTGGACGGGACCGCCCGGGCGGTGAACTTCGGCGCCAGCGAGTTCAGCGTCGCAAGCACCCTTGCCGATGTGGCGGGAAGTATCCAGACTCTGGTGCGGGGTTCCGTCGTAGCCAATCCGGCGGTGCGCGACTTCACCTGTGCCGTGGAAGGCAGCCAGCTTGTCCTCACTTCCGGCACCCGCCTCATCACCTCATCGGTGGTGGTGACCGGTCCCGGAGACGCCACCGATGCCTCGACGGTTCTGCTTCTGGGATTGGTCAACGAAGGCACCCAGCGGACCGGGCAGCAGTCCCTGGACGCGCTCCTTTCAGGAATCGCCGGCCAGGTTTCCCTTGCCGGGGGAACCAATGGCAGTCTTCCTGATCAGGATGCCTACGACGACATCTTCGCCGCCTTCGAAAAGGTGCGTGACATCAGCATCCTCTGCCTGCCGGGCCAGACCTGGGACACCACCTCCGAGCAGGCAGTCATCGACGCCGCCGTGGCCCATGCCGAGAAGATGAAGAGCCGCATGGTCATCATCGATCCTCCCCAGGGGGTGGAGCTCAAGACCGAGAAGGCGGTCAACGACCTGGGATTCAAGCCCAAGACCTACTCGGTGGTCTACTACCCCTGGGTCAAGGTGGCCAACCCCTTCTACAGCGCCGAGAAAAATCCCGGTGTGCCGTCCACCCTTCTGGTGGCACCCAGCGGTCTCGCCGCCGGCATGTGGGCCAAGATCGACGGCCGCCGCGGCGTCTGGAAGGCCCCGGCGGGGGTCGAGACGTCGCTTCTGGGCGTGGCCGGCATTCAGTATCCGGTGGAAGACGGGGAGCAGGACTCCCTCAACCCCCTCGGCGTCAACTGCCTGCGGAAGATGCCGGGATACGGGCCTGTGATCTGGGGTAGCCGCACCCTGGCCACCAAGGCCGATCCCGAGTGGCGCTACGTTCCCATCCGGCGCACCGCCATCATGATCGAGCAGAGCATCTACAACGGCATCCAGTGGGCGGTCTTCGAGCCCAACAACCATAACCTCTGGGCCTCGCTACGGGCCAACATCGGGTCCTTCATGGACGGCCTCTTCCGGGCCGGGGCCTTCCAGGGGGAAAAGGCCAACGACGCCTACTTCGTCCGCTGCGGTCTGGGGGACACCATGAACCAGGGAGACATCGACCGGGGCCAGGTGATCGTCATCGTCGGTTTCGCCCCCTTGAAACCGGCCGAATTCGTCATTGTCCGCATCCAGCAGAAGGTTGCTGAACAATAA
- a CDS encoding phage tail protein: MAAPLFPVNTHRYDPYRTFKFQVVIDGKVVAGLKKMGALKKKTTPVKWRASNDPSHERVMPGGTSYDPVNLEQGLTHDPVFENWANLVNNIQGDAAMSLKNYRKDIIINVLNLQGKVAISYKLFRAWVSDYQALPDLDAGNMNTIGIQSITLQHEGWERDTSVAEPAEA; the protein is encoded by the coding sequence ATGGCAGCACCGCTCTTTCCAGTCAACACACATCGGTACGATCCCTACCGCACCTTCAAGTTTCAGGTCGTCATCGACGGCAAGGTCGTGGCGGGTCTGAAGAAAATGGGAGCCCTTAAGAAGAAGACGACGCCGGTGAAGTGGCGCGCCTCCAACGATCCGTCCCACGAGCGGGTCATGCCGGGAGGGACCAGCTACGATCCCGTGAACCTGGAGCAGGGCCTTACCCACGACCCGGTCTTCGAGAACTGGGCGAACCTCGTCAACAACATCCAGGGGGATGCCGCCATGTCCCTGAAGAACTACCGCAAGGACATCATCATCAATGTCCTGAACCTCCAGGGGAAGGTGGCCATATCCTACAAACTCTTCCGGGCCTGGGTCTCCGACTATCAGGCGCTGCCGGACCTCGATGCCGGGAACATGAATACCATCGGTATCCAGTCCATCACCCTTCAGCACGAGGGGTGGGAGCGGGATACCAGCGTTGCCGAGCCGGCTGAGGCATGA